A section of the Malus sylvestris chromosome 17, drMalSylv7.2, whole genome shotgun sequence genome encodes:
- the LOC126609883 gene encoding class I heat shock protein-like gives MSLISQVFGDEIFDPFLSLINKCPVLNTPTDWKETLDAHVFVFDLPGLKKEEVKVEVTDGRVLQISGERNEEEKDEKSKDRKDRFHRVERFRGKFLRRFRLPENAKTDEVKASMENGVLKVTIPKHEVQKPPKKVIQIEGN, from the coding sequence ATGTCACTCATTTCCCAAGTGTTTGGCGATGAAATATTCGACCCATTTCTCTCCTTGATCAACAAGTGTCCTGTCCTCAACACCCCAACCGACTGGAAGGAAACCCTAGACGCCCATGTGTTTGTTTTCGACCTTCCGGGGCTGAAGAAGGAGGAGGTCAAGGTGGAGGTTACTGATGGAAGAGTGCTCCAGATAAGTGGCGAGaggaatgaagaagaaaaagatgagaAGAGTAAGGATCGTAAAGATAGGTTTCACCGTGTCGAACGTTTCCGGGGCAAGTTCCTAAGGAGGTTCCGGCTGCCGGAAAATGCCAAGACAGATGAAGTTAAGGCATCTATGGAGAATGGGGTTCTAAAGGTCACTATTCCCAAGCATGAAGTTCAAAAACCTCCAAAGAAGGTTATTCAGATTGAAGGAAATTAA